The sequence CGGATGGCCGAGGTCGTCGACGCGCTCGTGCCTGCCCTCTCGCGACTGCCGGGCGTGGACGGTGCGGCGATCGCCGCGAACGCCGCGGATTACGGCGACGGACTGGCGGCCCTCGACGCCGACATGACCGAGGCGTTCGCCGCCATCCCCGGCGCACGCCGGGCCCTCGTCACCAACCACCATGTCTTCGGCTATCTCGCGGAGCGCTTCGACTTCCGCCTGATCGGCGCGGTGATCCCCGGCGGCACGACACTCGCCGCGCCGAGTGCCTCCGACCTCGCCGGTCTCGTCACGGCGATCGAGTCGACGGGCGTGCCCGCGATCTTCGCCGAGTCGTCATCGCCGGACCGCCTGATGCGGGCGCTCGCCGAGGAGGCCGATGTGCACGTCGAGGTCATCGAGCTGTACACCGAGTCGCTCACCGAGCCCGGCGGCGGCGCCGACACCTACCTGACCATGATGCGCGTCAACACGGAGCGCATCGCCACCGGGCTCTCGTCGTGAAGCCCACCACCAAGAAAGAGGACACTCTCATGCGAATACCCACGTTGCGCCGCGCCGGATCGGCCGTCGTCGTCGCCGTCGGTGCCGTCGCCGCCCTCGCGGCCTGCGCGTCCACGCCCGCCGGCGTGACGGATGCCGCACCCTCCGCATCGTCGGAGCTTTCGGCCGGACCGCGCGTCGCCCTCTCGTACGAGGGCGGCATCCTCGTGCTCGACGGCGCCACGCTCGAGGTCGTCGCCGATTTCGACAGCGAGGAGTTCACCCGGCTCAACCCAGCCGGTGACGATCGTCACGTCATGGTGACCATGAGCGAGGGCTTCCAGGTGCTCGACACGGCCGCGGGCACCACCGAGGAGCCCGCGCTGACCGACCTCGTGTTCGAGGCCGACGCCCCCGGACACGTCGTGCGTCACGGGGGGAAGACGATCCTGTACGCCGACGGCACGAGCGACACGACGATCTTCGACACCGCCGATCTCGCCGCGAGCGAGGACGCGCTCCCCGAGACCGAGACGATCGAGGGAGTCGAGGCGCACCACGGCGTGTCGGTCGTGCTCGAGGACGGCACGTTCCTGACCACGGTCGGCAACGCCGACGGTCGCAACGGGATCGTGGTGCAGGACGAGGCCGGTGAGGTCATCGCCGAGAGCGACCAGTGCCCGGGCGTGCACGGCGAGGGCACCGCGGCGGACGAGGCGGTCGTCTTCGGCTGCGAGAACGGCGCGCTCCTCTACCACGACGGCGAGATCGTCAAGCTCGACGCTCCCGACCAGCCGTACGGCCGCATGGGCAACGCGTACGTCAGCGAGACGAGCCCGCTCGTGGTCGGCGACTACAAGAACGACCCGGATGCCGAGGGGTACCTCCTGCGCGCCGTCACGGTCATCGACACCGAGGCCGCCACGCTCGAGGTCATCGACCTCCCCGACGGTGTCGAGTACACGTTCCGCGACATCGCACGCGGACCGGAAGACCTCGGGTACATCCTCTCCGCGGACGGCTCGATCCACGTGTTCGACCCCGAGTCCCGTGAGCTCGTCGACGCCTTCCCCATCGTGGAGCCGTGGGAGAGCCCTGTCGAATGGCAGGACGCTCACCCGGCGATCGTGGTCGTCGGCGACATCGCCTACGTCACCGAGCCCGCCTCCGACAAGGTCCACGCCGTCGATCTGACGACCGGCGAGGTGGTCGCCTCGGCGACCCTCGAGGTCACGCCCAACGAGATCGCCGTCGCGGCCGGGTGACGATCGGTGCGGAGGCAGGGATCGCCGTACCTGCCTCCGCATCCCCGGGGATCCGGCCGGACCCTGTCCACCGGCGCGCGTCGCCAAGCTCCCGGCCGAACGAGGCCGCGTGCCAGGATGGGCATGCGGATCTCATCCGCGACACGAGAGGAACGCCATGACCGCGCCCGACCCGTACGCCCCCACCCAGTCCCCACGCGCCGCGTCGTGGCTCCGCGCCGCGATCTGGGTGGCGATCGGCGCGCTCATCGCCGCGGCGATCGTCTGCGTGATCTGGGTGCTCGTCGGCGACCAGAACGACATCGTCGGGCGCGCCTTCCTCACGATCCTGCTGCTGGCGGCGTTCGCCGGCGTCGCGATCCTCGACGCCCACCTCGCACCCCGCCGGCCCGCGTGGTTCGCGCTGGCGAGCATGGCGACGTGGATCGTCACGCTCCTGCTCGGAGCCGTCATGATCTGGATGCCGGAGCGCTTCCCCTGGCTCGGATTCTCACGCTTCATCCAGTTCCTGCTGATCGTGCTGATCCTGCAGCTGGTGCTGCTTCACGTCCGCCTCTACATGAAGGCGTTCCAGCGCTACGACACCCCCTTCACGCGCATCGTCGCGATCGTCACGATCACCCTGGTGGTCTCGCTCGCCGCGCTGCTGGTCATCCCGCTTGCATTCGGCGAGTGGCTCGACCTCCCCGAGATCTACTGGCGGATCGTGGTCGCGGTGGCGATCCTCGCCGCCGTCGGCACCGCCGTCATCCCGCTCGTGAACCTGCTCTTCGCGCCGAAGAAGCCGCAGCCCCAGCCGATGGCGTACGGCTACGGCCAGGCCGCCATCCCGGCCGGTCCGTACGCGCCGGCCGAGGCTCAGTCCCAGACCCCGGCGTACGCGCCGGCACCGCCGTCCGCCCCCGAGCCGGCCGCGCAGGAACTCCTGCCGTGGCCGACCTACGTGGACGGCGCCACCCCGCTGCCGATGCTTCCCGATGGCTCGCCCGACTGGAACGCCTACTACACGGGGTATCCGACGCCCGGCGCCCACGTGTTCGCTCCGGCCGACGCAGCCGCTCAGGCCCCGTCGGCCTCCGAGCAGGCGCCGGAGCCGCCCGTGTCCCCGCAGGCGCCGACGGCACCGTCCGGGTACGAGGGCTACCCGCCTCCGCCTCCGCTCCCGCCGAGGAGCTGACCGCGGACGCGCGGGCGACGGCCGGGGTCGTCGCCCGCGACACCGCGGTCAGCGGGCGAGCAGTTCCAGTGCGGCCATCGCCGCATTGTGCCCGCCCAGGCCGCTGACCGCGCCGCCGCGGCGGGCGCCCGACCCGCACACCAGCACGTTCGGGTGCGTCGTCGCGACGCCCCAGCGCTCGGCCGGCGAGTCGAGAGGCTCGTCGTCCTCCGCCCACGGCCACGCGAGTGCGCCGTGGAAGATGTCGCCGCCGGCCATGCCGAGCGAGCTTTCGAGGTCGGCGGTCGTCCGCGCCTCGATGCATGGCGTCGCGTCCGGGGCCTCGTAGAGGACGCTCGCGAGGGGCTCGGCGAGCACCGCGTCGAGCGATGACTGGGCCGCGTCGAGGAGAGCTTGGCGCGAGGCATCCGGGTCCCGCTCGTCGACGAGACGATGCGGCACCTGCAGGCCGAACAGTGTCAGGGTGTGCGCACCCGAGGCGCGCAGCTCGGCCCCGAGGATCGACGGGTCGGTCAGCGAATGGCAGTAGATCTCGGCCGGCAGCGGATCGGGGATGCCGCCGCCCGACGCCGTCGCATGCGCCCGGTCGAGCTGCGACATGGTCTCGTTCACGTGGAACGTCCCCGCGAACGCCGCCTCGGGCGAGACGTGCGGGTCGCGCAGGCGAGGCAGGCGGCGCAGCAGCATGTTGACCTTCAGCTGCGCGCCCTCGGGTGCCTCCGCGCCGGGCGCCGCCGCGCCGGCCCCGCCGGCGGCGAGCAGGCGCGCCAGGACCGTCGGCCCGACCCCGCTCAGCACGAGACGGCCGTGCACGGCTCCGGGTGCGGCGCCCGCGATCTCGACGTGCCCGTCCGGTGAGACGGCGGTGACCTCGGCGCTCGTCCGCAGTTCGGCGCCGGCGGCTCGCGCGGCGCGGGCGAGTTCATCGGTGACGTGGCCCATGCCTCCCACGGGCACATCCCAGTCGCCGGTGCCGCCGCCGATCACGTGGTACAGCAGGCAGCGGTTCTGCCGCAGGCTCTCGTCGTCCGCGGTCGCGAAGGTGCCGATCAGCCCGTCGGTGAGCGCGATGCCGCGCGCGATGTCGGTCTCGAGCGAGGCCCGCAGCATCCCGCCGAGCGGGCGATCGACGAGGTCCGCCCACAGTGCGTCGTCTCGGAGCAGGCCGCGCACCTCCCGTCGCCGGCGCAGCGGCTCGGTCATCGTCGGGAACAGCAGCCGGGCAGCGGGGGCCAGGCGTGCGTAGAAGGCGCTGAACCTGTCGGCCTCGGCGCCGCTCCCGGTGACTCGGGCGAACGAGTCGGCGGTGGCCGAGGCATCCGCCGTGTCGACGAGGACGCCGCGCGACGGGTCGCCCGGGTCGGGCGTGTACGACGAGTAGCGCCGGCGGCGCAGACGGATGTCGAGCCCCAGATCGTCGACGATGCGGCGGGGGAGGAGGCTCACCAGGTACGAGTAGCGCGACAGCCGGGCGTCGACGCCGGCCCACGGCCGCTCCGACACCGCCGCGCCGCCGACGTGGTCGAGCCGCTCGAGGACGAGCACCGAGCGGCCGGCGCGTCCGAGATAGGCGGCCGCGACGAGGGCGTTGTGCCCGCCGCCCACGATCACGACGTCGTAGCTGCGGGATGGGTCTGCGCTGGCCATACGCCCCCACGGTACCGGCACCGTCCCTGTGGGAAAGAACCCGAGAGGGCGAGGGGCGGAAAGAGCGGAAGAGGGGCGGGATAGCGTGGAGGCATGAGCCTCGCACACGACCTCGAAGCCCTCGCCGTCGGCATCGCGCGCGAGGCCGGCGATCTGGCGCGCGCACGCCGTGACGTGGGCGTGGCCATCGCCGCGACCAAGTCCGCGCTCGCCGACATCGTCACCGAGGCCGACCGCGAAGTCGAGGCGCTCATCCGGTCGCGCCTGAAGGCCGCACGACCCGACGACGGGTTCCTCGGCGAAGAGAGCGGCGCCGAGACCGGGCGAAGCGGCATCACGTGGGTCGTCGACCCCATCGACGGCACCGTCAACTACGCGTACGGCATCCCGACCTACGCCGTCAGCATCGCGGCCGTGCGCGGCGAGCCGGTGCCCGAGAGCTGGGAGGTGCTCGCCGGCGCGGTACACAACCCCGCTGCGGGCGAGATGTTCCACGCGGCGCAGGGCGAGGGCGCGTGGCTCGGCGATCGGCGACTGGCCGTCAGCACCGACGTCGGCGGGGCGGGCGCGCTCATCGGGACGGGCTTCGGCTACGACCCGGCGACCCACGCGGGCGACCTCGCTCTCGTCGAGCGGGTCATGCCGATCGCGCGCGACCTGCGGCGCGCGGGTGCGGCGTCGCTCGACCTCGCCTCGGTCGCGGCCGGACGGCTCGACGCGTACTACGAGCGCGGGCTGCAGCCCTGGGACCTCGCCGCCGGTTCGCTCCTCGTCGCCGAAGCCGGTGGTCGTTTTGCGCGGGCGACGCCCGACGGATCAGGCCGCGCGCCGCTCGTGGTGGCCGCCTGCCCGGCGGTCTTCGACGAGCTCGCGACCATCACCGGACTCGCGTGAACCGGTGTCCTCTCACAGAACCCTCATGAAACGCCCGGGCAAAACCCGACCTGTACATGGCATTCCCAGGGCACCCGGGGTAGTGTTTACCCGATCGTTACCTTCGTCACCCGAACGACGAGGGTCGTCATAGCCCGAACGACCGATTCGTCGCGTCCCCCCGCGACTCGACCGAGAGCCCGCCGCCGCATTGCCTTTCGACGCCCCGATGGCTGAGCCTGCGCCCACGCGCCGGTCGAGCCGCACCTCCGCAACGCCTGCTCAGGCGACCCCGGAGACCGCAGGGGCATCGCGCGCGGAGGCCCGCCGTCAGGCGGCGAGCGGGGCTCCCGAACGCCCGACGGTGGTGTGGGGCCGCGCCGCCGCGACGACGGCGCCGGATGCCGCAACCCGCACCCCGCGCAGCGCACCGGCGGCGCCGACCGTCCGGCCTGATTCGAGTGCGCCGGTCGTCGGGTCTGCGGAGACCGCCGCAGCCGAGTCCGCCGCCAGGCCCGCGGATACCGCCCCGACTGCACGGACGGCCCAGTCTGCGCCGATCGGGCCCGCCGCCCCGGCTGCGCCCGTGGCATCCGCAACCGCGGCGTCCGCGGCCCCTGGCATGCAGCGGCGGCGTCGAGCCGCCTCGGCATCCGCCCCCGCAGCTCGAGAGTCCGCTCCCTCCCCTGAGCCTTCGGCTCGCAGCACCGCTCCCGCTCCCGCGTCGGTCGAACCGGCGGTGGTCGTCGGGCACGTGATCGAGCCCGTCGTACCGGCGTCACCCGCTCCCGCTGTGGCTGCGGCGGCCGTCGCCCCCGCGGCCTCTGTCGCCCCCGCGGCCGCTGCCCCGACGAGTCGCCGCGCACGTCGCACGCAGACCGCCGAGCAGCCCGTCGTGGTGCCTCCCATCGCCACCGCGGCGGTCGACGTGCCGCGCGCCGCGTCGACGTTCGATGGCACGCCGCGTCGGCGCGACGAGCCGGCCCCCCTGCTCGAGACGGTCCTCGCCCCCGCCGAGCCCTTCGAACTCCTCGAGCCCGCACCTGAAGCCGCCGTCGGCCGTCCCGTGACCTCGTCCGACGAACTGGCGGAGGCACCCGCAACAGCGTCTGCTGGCGGCGGCGTGTCCGGCGAAGAAGCTGATCGCGTAGGCGCCGCCGAGCACACCATCGAGACCATCGCCAAGATCGTCGCGGCCGAGGCCGTCGCCGCCGCGGCGGATTCCGCGCCGGTCGCCGAGCGCCGCGAGACGCCGGTCGCCGAGCAGCCGGCGCAGCCGCGGCCGTCGTACGACGAGCGCCCCCGCACCGCGCGCGTCGAGCCCCTGACCGGCCCGATCGCGGAGCAGACGGCATCCGATGTCGACGAGTTCGAGGCGGCGAGCCGGATGTTCTCGTTCGCATCCGAGGTTCCGGTTCGCGAGACCGCGGCCGACGAGGCGCCTGCCGAAGACACCGCGCGGGCGGCGGCGTCGTCGAAGCCCCATGCCGCTCCGCGTCGCGCGAGGGCCGCTCGGGGAGCCTCGTTCAAGCGGGTCGCGACCGCGTCGTTCTCGATCGGCGTGTTCGGGATCGTCGGACTCATGGCGGTCGGCATGACGACCCCCGTCGAGGCGGTGGCGGCGGCCAGCGGCGCCGACGCGTCGATGTCGGTCGTCGCGCCCGCGAAGGGCACCGTCGTCACCGAGATCGACGAGGACGAGATCCAGGCGTACGTCGCCCCGGCCAGCGCCCAGAACGACACGCTCGATCGCACCGAGAACTATGCCACGACGACGATGGCCGAGCTGGCGTCCGAGGCGGGCATCAAGAACTTCTCCAACCTGTTCCGCAACGACCCCAACTCCAACATCCAATGGCCGTTCGCCGTGGGTGTGACGATGTCGTACGGCTTCGGCATGCGCTCGGGTCGCATGCACCAGGGCGTCGACTTCACGCCCGGGGCGGGCGCTCCGATCCAGGCGATCGCCGACGGCACGGTGCGCGTTGCTTCGGAGGCGGGCGGCGCCTACGGCGTGCACGTCATCATCGACCACATGATCGACGGCCAGCTGGTCTCGAGCCACTACGCGCACATGCAGTACGGCTCGATGGAGGTCACGCCCGGCCAGCACGTCACGGTCGGGACGATCCTCGGCCGGACCGGCAACACCGGACGCTCGTACGGCGCCCACACCCACTTCGAGATCCTCGTGAACGGCACCACCGCGATCGACCCCATGGCGTGGCTGCGCGAGCACACCGACGGCACCCACACCGTGGGCTGATCAGTTCGGAAGGATGCCTCGGCTCTGGTATTCTCTTCTAGTTGCCTGCGAGCAGGCAGCACGCCCCGATAGCTCAGTGGCAGAGCACTTCCATGGTAAGGAAGGGGTCGTCAGTTCAATCCTGACTCGGGGCTCGCAGCATCCGTCTCAGTGACCGCGGATGCGGTGCGGCAGGGTAGCTCAGTTGGTGAGAGCGCACGACTCATAATCGTGAGGTCGCGGGTTCAAGCCCCGCTCCTGCTACAGATCAAGACCCCCGGATTTCCGGGGGTTTTGTCGTGTCGGGCCCGTGACTGCCGCGTACCCACCTTCTGCAGCTAGCGTCGTAGGAGATGGTGGCGCGTCGCATCGCGCGGCGAGGAGGAACCGATGAGCGCTGTGGGGGTCGACCCGCCGGCGTTGCTCGACGGTCGGTATCGGCTGGGCGAGTGCGTCGGCGAGGGCGGCATGGCCCGCGTCTACCGAGCTGAGGACGTGATTCTGGGCCGGACGGTCGCGATCAAGCTGATCCGGCCTGGAGTCGACGGCGCCTCGTCGGAGCGCGCGCGGAGCGAGGTGACACTGCTCGCTTCGCTGAATCATCCGTCTCTGGTGACGCTGTTCGATGCCCGTCTCGTTCCCGGCGAACCCGAGTATCTGGCGATGGAGTTCGTCGACGGACCCACGCTTGCATCGCGGGTGGCCTCCGGCGGGCCGCTGCCCGCCGAGATGGCCGGACACCTCGCAGCGGAGCTCGCCGAGGCGCTTCACGTCGTGCACACGGCCGGCATCGTGCACCGCGACATCAAGCCGTCCAACGTGCTGCTCAGCCCCGCCCCGCTGCCCGGCGCCCGGCCGCGCGCGAAGCTGGCGGACTTCGGGATCGCATACCTGCTCGATGCCTCTCGCCTCACCTCGCCGGGGCTCGTGATCGGGACGGTGGCGTACTTGGCGCCCGAGCAGATCCGAGGTGGTGAGCCGGCACCCGCGTCCGACATCTATTCGCTCGCCCTCGTGCTTCTGGAAGCGCTGACGGGGGAGCGCGTGCATCCGCACGGGGCCGGCATGGCGGCTGCGCTCGCGCGGCTCGAGAGCCCGCCGCCGATCCCTGCGTCGCTGGATCGCCGCTGGGCCGATCTGCTCACGCGCATGATGCGCCTCGAGCCGTCGGAGCGCCCGACCGCGGCCGAAGTCGCCATCGCCGCGCACCATCTCACCGAGCGGGTGCCGGCGGTCGCGCCCGAGACGCCCCGGACGCAGACCGACGCCACCGCTGCGCTCACCGCACCGACGCTCCTCGCGCCGGCGGAAGTCACCGCGCCGACGCTCCTCGCGCCGGTGGCGGCCACCGTCCCGGCGTCATCGGCGCCCGCCTCAGGTGGGCAGCCGCTCCGCGACCGTCGACGGAGGCGACTGATCGCGACGATCGGAGGAGCCCTCGCCGCCGCGGTCGTGGCGACCGCGGCGATCATCGGCATCTCGACGCTCGCGGGCTCGCCGCAGACACCCGATCCGGCGCTGACCGTGCCCGCCGAGGACCCGTCCGACGTCCCGCCGGATGACACCGGCAACGACATCGTCGTGGGTCCCGGGATGACCGACGAGGAGCGCAAGGCCGCGGAAAAGGAGCGCAAGCGACTCGAGGAGGAGCAGAAGAAGCGCGAAGAGGAGCAGCGCAAACAGCAGGAGGAGGAGCAGAAGCGGCTTGAGAGGGAACAGCGGGACGACGACGACTGACCCGGCGCGGCGATCGCGCCCAGCGGCGGAGCACGCAGCGGCACGCCGACGTCATGGTCCGATGGCGGGCAACCCGGGCACAATAGGATGCCGTCGTGGGGGATGATCTGGGCGACGATTCGTCGCGCCGCGATCTGCAGAGGATTCTGCTCGCGAGCAAGACGCGTGCGCCTACGCCGCGAACGGCAACCGTCAGTCGCCGGCATCTCATCGATCGCGCACGAGCAAGCGCGGCGCCGGTGGTCTCGATCAGCGCGCCCGCCGGCTACGGCAAGTCCACGATGCTCGCCGAGTGGGCGGCGACCGAGACGCGCGTCGTCGCGTGGGTGTCGCTCGATCGCACCGACGACGACCCGGCATCCCTCCTTTCGGTGATCGCAGCGGCATGCGCCTCGTTCAGCCCGGCCGCCGAAGACGTGATCGCCGAGATGCGAGGCATCGGCCCGACATCGCTCGGCCGGTCGGCGCCGCTGCTCGCCGGTGCGCTGGCCGCGTCTCCGAAGGCCTTCGTGCTCTTCATCGACGACCTGCACCGCGCGCGGTCGTCGGCGTGCCAGGACGCGATCGAGGTGCTGCTCTCTCGCGTCCCCGCCGGGTCGCAGGTCGTCTTGTCGAGCCGTCATGAGCCACCGGTTCTCGCACGTCAGCGGGCCGCCGGGCGGTCGTGGGATCTGTCTGCGGGCGATCTCTCGCTCGACTCGCGGGGCGCCCGCGCGATCTTCGACCAAGCCGAGGTCGCGATCGACGACGACGATCTCCGCGGCATCGTCCAGCGTTGCGAGGGATGGCCGACAGGCATCTTCCTGTGTGCGCTCGTCGCGCGCAGCGGTGGCGAGGCGCGCTCGGTGACGGGCGAGGACCGCTACCTCTCGGACTACCTCTACCGCGAATGCCTCACCCGGCTTCCGGACTCGCTCCAGTCGTTCCTGCGGCGGACCGCGGTGTTCGATCAGCTGTCGGCGGCGAGCTGCAACGCGCTGCTCGGCACGGACGATTCCGCTGCCCGCCTGCAGGAAGTCGAGGCGCTGAACCTCTTCCTGGTGCCGCTCGACCGTGAACGCGGGTGGTACAGATACCACGCGCTCTTCCGCGAGTTCCTCCTCGCCGAGTTCGAGCGCGCGGAGGGGGCGGATGCCGTAGCCGACATGCATGCGCGGGCGGCCCGGTGGCACGAGGACCACGGCCTCCGGGTCGAGGCCGTCGAGCACCTCCTGCGCGGCGGCCGGACGGCGGATGCGGCGCGGCTGATCGGCGAGATCGCTCTGCCGCTGTACCAGGCCGGGCAGGTTCTGACGGTCGATCGCTGGCTGTCGGCGCTCGGCGAGAGGTTCGTGCGGGCCAGCCCGCCGCTGGCGCTCTTCGCCGCGTGGATCGCGATCCTCCACGGGCGCACGCGAACCGCCGAGGCCTGGGTGCGGATCGTGGAGGAGGTCGACACGACGCCGTTCCCCCCAGAGGCCCGCCAGGCGTTCGCGGCCTCGCAGGCGATGCTGCGCGCTGCGATGTGCGCGGGCGGGTTCGAGCAGTTGCTCGTCGACGCGACCTTCGCGTACGGGCACGAGCCGGCGGGCAGCGACTGGCGGAGCCTCGCGGCGTACCTGTACGGCTCGGCGCTCCTGCTCGCCGGCGACGCGGACGCCGCCCGGCCCGCGCTCACCGAAGCCGCCGGCGCCCTGACGCCCGCCGCCGCCTCGGATCGCGTCATCCTCGCCGAGGCGGAGCTCGCGATCCTCGCGATCGAGGAACGGAACTGGCCGGATGCCGCGGCCCACGCCCACCGCGGAGTGGCGCTGATCGACGAGCTCCACGTCGACGGCTACGCCACCACGGCGCTGGCGCTGGCCGTGGCGGCCCGCGTGGCGTTCAACGACGGGAGGCGCGCCGAGGGCGATCGCCTGCTCGCCCGCGCCATGCGCGCCCGTGTCGGATGCACGTACCTGCTGCCCTATCTGTCCATGCGCGTGCGACTGCAGCTGGCGAAAGCACATCTCGCGATCGGCGACCGCTCCGCCACCAACCATCTGATGCGCGAGATCGACGACCTGCTTCACCGGTGCCCTGACGTCGGCGCACTCTCCGACGACATCGAGGCGTTCCGTCGCACGCTCGACACGCATCCGGCGCTCGGCGGGTCGGTGCCGCTCACCCCGGCCGAGCTGCGCCTGCTCCCGTACCTGCAGACGCACCTGACCGTCGCCGAGATCGGCGATCGCCTGTTCGTCTCGCGCAACACCGTGAGCTCGCAGCTCGGGTCGATCTACCGCAAGCTCGGGGTCACGACTCGCAGCGGGGCTGTCGACAGTGCGATCGAGGTCGGCCTGCTCGGGCGCTGATCAGACGGCTCGCGCCGTGTGCGCGTGGCCGCGCCTCGGGCGCGTGACGATCGCCGCGACGCCTCCGCCGATCGCCCCGAACAGGTGTGCCTGCCACGAGATCCCCTCGGCGGCGCCGAAGATCCCCGCCAGCATGCTGCTGCCGTAGAGCACGGCGACGGCGATCGCGATGAGCGCATAGAGGATGCCGTGCCCCAGCGATCGCGCGACGAATGCCCGGACGAGCAGGTAGCCGAAGTACCCGAACACGAGTCCCGAGGCCCCCACCGTGACGGCGCCCGGCGCGGTGAACACCCACGTGCCGAGACCGCCGATCACGGCGATGATCGCCGTGATCGCCCAGAAGCGCCCGATCCCATCGAGCGCGACGAGCACTCCGAGGATGAGGAACGGCACCGTGTTCGACAGCAGGTGCGGCCATCCGCTGTGCAGAGCGGGCGAGAGCACCAGGCCGTCGAGCCCGTCGAGCGTCCACGACTCGATGCCGTACAGGTGATTCCAGCTGCCGGGAATCACGTCGTCGAGCACGCGGACGATCCACATCACGCCGAGGAGGATCAGCGGCTGGATGACGCGGCCGAGGATGCCGCCGCCCCGGCGCTGCGGTGGGCTCGTGCTCGTCATATGCCCATCGTCGCATCCATCGCGTCGGCTTGAGCGGCTGACGCGACACCGGCCGATAGCCTCATCGGAAGGACCACGATGATCGGGGGACAGCGATGGCGCCGGAGACGGACGAGAAGCGCACGCGTACGCGGCGGCATCGGGGACTGCTGATCTCTCTCGGAGTCGTCCTGTCGATCGTGCTGGCCGTCGTGGTGGTCCTCTCGCTGACGCCGTGGCCGTCGGCGATGCTGATCCGGGCGGTCTTCGAGCAGGGCGGCAGATCGACCGCCGCCGAGATGAGCCGCCACGTTCCCGACACGCCGCTGCGTGAGCTGACCGGCGTCGCGTACTCCGACGCGGGCGACGGCCTCACCCTCGATGTGTACACCGCCGCCGGGGAGGGGGAGGAGCGCCCGGCGGTCGTGTGGATCCACGGCGGGGCATGGATCTCGGGGTCGTCCGCCGACGTCGATCCGTACATGCGGATTCTCGCCGACGCCGGGTACACCGCGATCGCGGTGAACTACACCCTCGGACCGGAGGGCGTCTATCCGACGGCGGTCGACGAGATCAATGAGGCGATGGCCTATATCGACGACCACGCCCAGGCACTGTCGGTCGACTCGAGCCGGCTGGTGATCGCGGGCGATTCGGCGGGCGGTCAGCTCGCGAGCCAGATGGCCACCTTGGTGACGAACCCCGAGTACGCCGAGCTGATGGA comes from Microbacterium cremeum and encodes:
- the aztC gene encoding zinc ABC transporter substrate-binding protein AztC, producing MIRRLIPALATAMLVTALAACAPASDDRPLVVVSTNILGDVVTELVGDEADVMTLMRPNADPHSFEISAQEAARLRAADLVVSNGLGLEEGLQQHLDAAAADGVGTFVAGDVIDILDYREGDAAGLPDPHFWTDPARMAEVVDALVPALSRLPGVDGAAIAANAADYGDGLAALDADMTEAFAAIPGARRALVTNHHVFGYLAERFDFRLIGAVIPGGTTLAAPSASDLAGLVTAIESTGVPAIFAESSSPDRLMRALAEEADVHVEVIELYTESLTEPGGGADTYLTMMRVNTERIATGLSS
- the aztD gene encoding zinc metallochaperone AztD; amino-acid sequence: MRIPTLRRAGSAVVVAVGAVAALAACASTPAGVTDAAPSASSELSAGPRVALSYEGGILVLDGATLEVVADFDSEEFTRLNPAGDDRHVMVTMSEGFQVLDTAAGTTEEPALTDLVFEADAPGHVVRHGGKTILYADGTSDTTIFDTADLAASEDALPETETIEGVEAHHGVSVVLEDGTFLTTVGNADGRNGIVVQDEAGEVIAESDQCPGVHGEGTAADEAVVFGCENGALLYHDGEIVKLDAPDQPYGRMGNAYVSETSPLVVGDYKNDPDAEGYLLRAVTVIDTEAATLEVIDLPDGVEYTFRDIARGPEDLGYILSADGSIHVFDPESRELVDAFPIVEPWESPVEWQDAHPAIVVVGDIAYVTEPASDKVHAVDLTTGEVVASATLEVTPNEIAVAAG
- a CDS encoding phytoene desaturase family protein, translated to MASADPSRSYDVVIVGGGHNALVAAAYLGRAGRSVLVLERLDHVGGAAVSERPWAGVDARLSRYSYLVSLLPRRIVDDLGLDIRLRRRRYSSYTPDPGDPSRGVLVDTADASATADSFARVTGSGAEADRFSAFYARLAPAARLLFPTMTEPLRRRREVRGLLRDDALWADLVDRPLGGMLRASLETDIARGIALTDGLIGTFATADDESLRQNRCLLYHVIGGGTGDWDVPVGGMGHVTDELARAARAAGAELRTSAEVTAVSPDGHVEIAGAAPGAVHGRLVLSGVGPTVLARLLAAGGAGAAAPGAEAPEGAQLKVNMLLRRLPRLRDPHVSPEAAFAGTFHVNETMSQLDRAHATASGGGIPDPLPAEIYCHSLTDPSILGAELRASGAHTLTLFGLQVPHRLVDERDPDASRQALLDAAQSSLDAVLAEPLASVLYEAPDATPCIEARTTADLESSLGMAGGDIFHGALAWPWAEDDEPLDSPAERWGVATTHPNVLVCGSGARRGGAVSGLGGHNAAMAALELLAR
- a CDS encoding inositol monophosphatase family protein, encoding MSLAHDLEALAVGIAREAGDLARARRDVGVAIAATKSALADIVTEADREVEALIRSRLKAARPDDGFLGEESGAETGRSGITWVVDPIDGTVNYAYGIPTYAVSIAAVRGEPVPESWEVLAGAVHNPAAGEMFHAAQGEGAWLGDRRLAVSTDVGGAGALIGTGFGYDPATHAGDLALVERVMPIARDLRRAGAASLDLASVAAGRLDAYYERGLQPWDLAAGSLLVAEAGGRFARATPDGSGRAPLVVAACPAVFDELATITGLA
- a CDS encoding M23 family metallopeptidase encodes the protein MVPPIATAAVDVPRAASTFDGTPRRRDEPAPLLETVLAPAEPFELLEPAPEAAVGRPVTSSDELAEAPATASAGGGVSGEEADRVGAAEHTIETIAKIVAAEAVAAAADSAPVAERRETPVAEQPAQPRPSYDERPRTARVEPLTGPIAEQTASDVDEFEAASRMFSFASEVPVRETAADEAPAEDTARAAASSKPHAAPRRARAARGASFKRVATASFSIGVFGIVGLMAVGMTTPVEAVAAASGADASMSVVAPAKGTVVTEIDEDEIQAYVAPASAQNDTLDRTENYATTTMAELASEAGIKNFSNLFRNDPNSNIQWPFAVGVTMSYGFGMRSGRMHQGVDFTPGAGAPIQAIADGTVRVASEAGGAYGVHVIIDHMIDGQLVSSHYAHMQYGSMEVTPGQHVTVGTILGRTGNTGRSYGAHTHFEILVNGTTAIDPMAWLREHTDGTHTVG
- a CDS encoding serine/threonine-protein kinase encodes the protein MSAVGVDPPALLDGRYRLGECVGEGGMARVYRAEDVILGRTVAIKLIRPGVDGASSERARSEVTLLASLNHPSLVTLFDARLVPGEPEYLAMEFVDGPTLASRVASGGPLPAEMAGHLAAELAEALHVVHTAGIVHRDIKPSNVLLSPAPLPGARPRAKLADFGIAYLLDASRLTSPGLVIGTVAYLAPEQIRGGEPAPASDIYSLALVLLEALTGERVHPHGAGMAAALARLESPPPIPASLDRRWADLLTRMMRLEPSERPTAAEVAIAAHHLTERVPAVAPETPRTQTDATAALTAPTLLAPAEVTAPTLLAPVAATVPASSAPASGGQPLRDRRRRRLIATIGGALAAAVVATAAIIGISTLAGSPQTPDPALTVPAEDPSDVPPDDTGNDIVVGPGMTDEERKAAEKERKRLEEEQKKREEEQRKQQEEEQKRLEREQRDDDD